Proteins found in one Gordonia sp. PDNC005 genomic segment:
- a CDS encoding aldo/keto reductase, protein MSEIGYGSMGVAVGYGTTDVDEAVAAIRRAHDLGVTHFDTAEMYGWGAGERLVGRAIKPFRENVTVATKFGMTKQFGVDSHPDHIRRVVDASLLNLDVDYIDVLYQHRLDPAVPIEDVVGVMGELVDAGKVRYLGLSEATPDALRAAHAVHPISVLQTEFSIFAQDALPLFPLLDELGIGFIAYAPLARGFLTGAPRPAAGYERGDFRTFMEWWNKANYSSNLGIVERLTAIGESRGVSLPQLALSWVLAQGDFIVPIPGSRNPDRVAENIAAADLKLTDVDLRLISDAAPHGAHGDRGTPSPWLG, encoded by the coding sequence ATGTCGGAGATCGGATACGGCTCGATGGGGGTCGCCGTCGGCTACGGCACCACGGACGTCGACGAAGCCGTCGCCGCGATCCGCCGGGCGCACGACCTCGGCGTCACCCACTTCGACACCGCCGAGATGTATGGATGGGGAGCGGGCGAACGGCTGGTCGGCCGCGCGATCAAGCCGTTCCGTGAGAACGTCACGGTCGCCACCAAGTTCGGCATGACAAAACAGTTCGGCGTCGACTCGCACCCGGACCACATCCGTCGCGTCGTGGATGCGAGCCTTCTCAACTTGGACGTCGACTACATCGACGTCCTGTACCAGCATCGCCTCGATCCGGCTGTCCCGATCGAGGACGTCGTCGGTGTGATGGGCGAGTTGGTCGACGCCGGCAAGGTCCGGTACCTCGGGCTGTCGGAAGCGACACCCGACGCGCTCCGGGCAGCACATGCCGTTCATCCGATCTCAGTTCTTCAGACCGAGTTCTCGATCTTCGCCCAAGACGCGCTGCCGCTCTTTCCGCTGCTCGACGAACTCGGGATCGGCTTCATCGCCTATGCACCCCTCGCACGCGGTTTCCTGACCGGAGCACCTCGTCCGGCCGCAGGCTACGAACGTGGCGACTTCCGGACCTTCATGGAGTGGTGGAACAAGGCGAACTACTCGAGCAACCTCGGGATCGTCGAGCGTCTGACTGCGATCGGAGAATCTCGGGGCGTGAGTCTCCCCCAGTTGGCCCTGTCGTGGGTCCTCGCGCAGGGCGACTTCATCGTCCCGATCCCCGGCTCCCGGAATCCCGACCGCGTCGCCGAGAACATCGCTGCAGCCGACCTGAAGCTGACAGACGTCGATCTCCGTCTAATCTCCGACGCCGCACCGCATGGCGCACACGGAGACCGCGGCACCCCGTCGCCCTGGCTCGGGTAG
- a CDS encoding TetR family transcriptional regulator, whose amino-acid sequence MPSDSRSESTRDRIIGAATVEFADHGIGAARIDRIAKAAKTSKERVYAYFRSKEELYRFVSARELDAVAEATRLDPADLPAYAGRLHDYFVEHPHSRRLMRWGELELSSTDDTARETARRKTVVLREAQHNGLIDPTWDPLDVLVFVNRLASAWVDQPGLPSIDTDAGAAFSAARRQAIVDAVERLFPVGGPPAQTTDSDASSASS is encoded by the coding sequence ATGCCGTCCGACAGTCGATCCGAGTCCACTCGCGACCGCATCATCGGTGCGGCGACCGTCGAATTCGCAGATCACGGGATCGGCGCGGCCCGGATCGATCGGATCGCGAAGGCGGCAAAGACGAGTAAGGAACGCGTGTACGCGTACTTCCGGAGCAAGGAAGAGCTGTATCGCTTCGTCTCGGCACGGGAGTTGGATGCTGTCGCCGAAGCGACCCGGCTCGATCCGGCCGACCTGCCGGCGTACGCCGGGCGTCTGCACGACTACTTCGTCGAACACCCGCACAGTCGACGTCTCATGCGGTGGGGAGAGCTGGAGTTATCGAGCACTGACGACACCGCACGGGAAACGGCGCGCAGAAAGACCGTTGTGCTGCGTGAGGCGCAGCACAACGGTCTGATCGATCCCACCTGGGATCCGTTGGACGTGCTCGTCTTCGTCAACCGTCTCGCGTCGGCGTGGGTTGACCAGCCGGGATTGCCGAGCATCGACACCGACGCGGGCGCTGCGTTCTCAGCGGCGCGGCGTCAAGCGATCGTCGACGCTGTCGAGAGGCTGTTCCCGGTCGGTGGACCTCCTGCTCAGACCACCGATTCCGACGCCTCGTCAGCGTCGAGTTGA